Proteins from one Bacteroides zhangwenhongii genomic window:
- the dnaJ gene encoding molecular chaperone DnaJ → MAEKRDYYEVLEVTKTATVEEIKKAYRKKAIQYHPDKNPGDKEAEEKFKEAAEAYDVLSNPEKRSRYDQFGHAGVSGAAGNGGPFGGFGGEGMSMDDIFSMFGDIFGGRGGGFGGGFGGFSGFGGGGGGSQQRRYRGSDLRVKVKLTLKEISTGVEKKFKLKKYVPCDQCHGSGAEGDGGSETCPTCKGSGSVIRNQQTILGTMQTRVTCSTCGGEGKIIKNKCKKCGGDGIIYGEEVVSVKIPAGVAEGMQLSMGGKGNAGKHNGVAGDLLILVEEEPHQDLIRDENDLIYNLLLSFPTAALGGAVEIPTIDGKVKVKIDSGTQPGKVLRLRGKGLPNVNGYGTGDLLVNISIYVPEALNKEEKSTLEKMEASDNFKPNTSVKEKIFKKFKSFFD, encoded by the coding sequence ATGGCAGAAAAAAGAGACTATTACGAAGTACTGGAGGTGACAAAGACGGCCACAGTAGAAGAAATAAAAAAGGCTTACCGCAAAAAAGCGATTCAATATCACCCCGACAAGAATCCTGGCGACAAGGAGGCGGAAGAGAAGTTTAAGGAAGCTGCGGAAGCGTATGATGTATTGAGCAATCCGGAAAAACGTTCGCGTTATGACCAGTTCGGTCATGCGGGAGTGAGCGGTGCGGCAGGAAATGGAGGACCGTTCGGCGGTTTCGGTGGCGAAGGCATGTCGATGGATGATATTTTCTCCATGTTCGGTGATATCTTCGGAGGTCGCGGCGGCGGTTTCGGAGGTGGCTTCGGAGGTTTTAGCGGATTCGGTGGAGGCGGTGGAGGCTCACAGCAACGCCGGTATCGGGGTAGCGATCTTCGCGTCAAAGTGAAACTGACTTTGAAGGAGATCTCTACGGGAGTGGAAAAGAAGTTTAAATTAAAGAAATATGTTCCGTGCGATCAGTGTCACGGTTCGGGTGCCGAAGGTGACGGAGGTTCGGAAACGTGTCCTACTTGTAAGGGTAGCGGCTCCGTGATCCGTAACCAGCAGACGATTTTGGGCACGATGCAGACTCGCGTCACGTGTTCTACTTGTGGCGGTGAGGGTAAGATTATCAAGAACAAATGTAAGAAGTGTGGTGGCGACGGAATCATTTACGGTGAAGAAGTGGTGTCGGTGAAAATCCCTGCCGGAGTGGCAGAGGGTATGCAGCTTTCTATGGGTGGCAAAGGAAATGCCGGCAAACACAACGGTGTGGCAGGCGACTTGCTGATTCTCGTAGAGGAAGAACCGCATCAGGACTTGATTCGCGACGAGAATGATTTGATTTATAATCTGTTGCTTAGTTTCCCGACTGCTGCTCTGGGCGGAGCCGTGGAAATTCCGACTATCGACGGCAAAGTGAAAGTGAAGATTGATTCGGGTACTCAACCGGGTAAGGTGCTTCGTTTGCGCGGCAAGGGATTGCCGAATGTGAACGGGTACGGAACAGGGGATTTACTCGTCAACATCAGTATCTATGTGCCGGAAGCGCTCAATAAAGAGGAAAAGAGCACGCTCGAAAAGATGGAGGCTTCGGACAACTTCAAACCTAACACGTCGGTGAAGGAGAAGATTTTCAAGAAGTTCAAGAGTTTCTTCGATTAA
- a CDS encoding nucleotide exchange factor GrpE encodes MDPKEKKVKEEELNVEETQNGADEQPQNEQAEEAAPLTHEEELEKELEKAQETIDEQKDKYLRLSAEFDNYRKRTMKEKAELILNGGEKSLSSILPIVDDFERAIKTMETATDVSAVKEGVELIYNKFMAVLGQNGVKVIETKDQPLDTDYHEAIAVIPAPSEEQKGKILDCVQTGYTLNDKVLRHAKVVVGE; translated from the coding sequence ATGGATCCAAAAGAAAAAAAAGTGAAGGAAGAAGAACTGAACGTTGAAGAAACTCAGAACGGTGCGGATGAACAACCGCAAAACGAACAAGCTGAAGAGGCGGCTCCACTGACGCACGAAGAGGAGTTGGAAAAGGAATTGGAAAAGGCTCAGGAGACTATTGATGAGCAGAAGGACAAATATCTGCGCCTGTCCGCCGAATTCGACAATTATCGTAAACGCACCATGAAGGAAAAGGCGGAACTGATTCTGAACGGTGGAGAAAAAAGTCTCAGCAGCATTCTTCCGATAGTGGATGACTTCGAGCGTGCCATCAAAACGATGGAGACGGCAACCGATGTGAGTGCCGTGAAAGAAGGTGTCGAGCTGATTTATAATAAATTCATGGCTGTATTGGGGCAAAACGGTGTAAAGGTTATCGAGACTAAAGACCAACCGTTGGATACCGATTATCACGAAGCCATCGCGGTAATCCCTGCTCCATCTGAGGAACAGAAAGGTAAGATTCTGGATTGTGTACAAACGGGTTATACATTGAACGACAAAGTGCTCCGCCACGCTAAAGTGGTAGTAGGGGAATAA
- a CDS encoding ABC-F family ATP-binding cassette domain-containing protein, whose product MITVSNVSVQFGKRVLFNDVNLKFTSGNCYGIIGANGAGKSTFLRTIYGDLDPTTGTIALGPGERLSVLSQDHFKWDSYTVMDTVMMGHTVLWDIMKQREELYAKEDFTDEDGLKVSELEEKFAELDGWNAESDAAMLLSGLGIKEDKHYTLMGELSGKEKVRVMLAQALYGNPDNLLLDEPTNDLDMETVTWLEEYLSNFEHTVLVVSHDRHFLDSVCTHTVDIDYGKINMFAGNYSFWYESSQLALRQQQNQKAKAEEKKKELEEFIRRFSANVAKSKQTTSRKKMLEKLNIEEIKPSSRKYPGIIFTPEREPGNQILEVSGLSKKTEEGVVLFNDVNFNIEKGDKVVFLSRNPRAMTALFEIINGNMKPDAGHFNWGVTITTAYLPLDNTDFFNTDLNLVDWLSQFGEGNEVYMKGFLGRMLFSGEEVLKKVSVLSGGEKMRCMIARMQLRNANCLILDTPTNHLDLESIQAFNNNLKTYKGNILFSSHDHEFIQTVANRIIELTPNGIIDKMMEYDEYITSDHIKELRAKMYGDK is encoded by the coding sequence ATGATTACAGTTTCGAACGTATCGGTTCAGTTTGGTAAAAGAGTGTTATTTAATGACGTAAACCTGAAGTTTACGAGTGGTAATTGTTATGGTATTATCGGTGCGAACGGTGCGGGAAAGTCTACGTTTCTCCGTACGATTTACGGAGATCTGGACCCTACAACAGGTACGATTGCGCTCGGACCGGGCGAACGTCTCTCAGTGTTGAGTCAGGACCACTTCAAGTGGGATTCATATACCGTCATGGATACCGTCATGATGGGACATACCGTGTTGTGGGACATCATGAAGCAACGCGAAGAATTGTATGCAAAAGAAGATTTCACAGACGAAGACGGACTGAAAGTATCCGAATTGGAAGAAAAATTTGCCGAGTTGGACGGATGGAATGCCGAAAGTGACGCAGCTATGTTGCTGAGCGGATTGGGCATTAAAGAAGACAAACACTATACATTGATGGGTGAACTGAGCGGTAAAGAAAAAGTTCGTGTCATGCTGGCTCAGGCGTTGTACGGAAATCCGGACAATCTTTTGCTCGACGAGCCTACCAATGACTTGGATATGGAGACGGTAACCTGGTTGGAGGAATATCTTTCCAATTTCGAGCATACGGTATTGGTGGTGAGTCACGACCGTCACTTCCTCGACTCTGTATGTACGCACACCGTAGATATTGACTATGGAAAAATCAATATGTTTGCCGGTAACTATAGCTTCTGGTACGAATCCAGCCAGTTGGCTCTCCGTCAGCAGCAGAACCAGAAGGCAAAGGCGGAAGAGAAGAAGAAAGAGTTGGAAGAGTTTATCCGTCGGTTCAGTGCGAACGTAGCGAAGAGCAAGCAGACTACTAGTCGTAAGAAAATGCTTGAGAAGTTGAATATAGAAGAAATCAAACCTTCTTCACGTAAGTATCCGGGCATTATTTTTACTCCTGAACGTGAGCCGGGTAACCAGATTCTGGAGGTTTCCGGACTGAGTAAGAAGACGGAGGAAGGCGTAGTGCTCTTCAACGACGTGAACTTTAACATAGAGAAAGGTGACAAGGTAGTATTCCTCTCACGCAATCCGCGCGCGATGACAGCTTTGTTTGAGATCATTAACGGAAATATGAAACCGGATGCAGGGCATTTCAACTGGGGAGTGACTATCACGACTGCTTATCTGCCGCTGGATAACACCGACTTCTTCAATACCGACCTGAATCTGGTAGATTGGTTGAGTCAGTTCGGAGAAGGCAACGAGGTATATATGAAAGGCTTTCTTGGCCGTATGCTTTTCTCCGGCGAAGAGGTGCTGAAGAAAGTAAGCGTACTCTCTGGAGGTGAGAAGATGCGTTGTATGATTGCCCGTATGCAGCTGCGCAATGCCAACTGCCTCATTCTGGACACTCCGACCAACCATCTGGACTTGGAATCTATCCAGGCGTTCAACAACAACCTGAAGACGTACAAAGGAAATATCCTCTTCTCGTCTCATGACCACGAATTTATCCAGACCGTTGCCAACCGCATCATCGAACTGACACCGAACGGTATCATCGACAAGATGATGGAATATGACGAATATATCACTTCCGACCATATTAAGGAATTGCGGGCGAAGATGTACGGAGACAAATAA
- a CDS encoding ATP-binding protein: MMKQIPYGLTDFGRIQKENYYYVDKTMFIEKIEMQPSYLFLIRPRRFGKSLTLAMLEAYYDVRYADQFDELFGKLYIGQHPTPIHNQFLIMRFNFSEVSSNINEVEESFRMHCCGKLSDFVYRYEHLLGKDIWKVLDEKTKEEPGAFLSAINTYATRKGDIKIYLLIDEYDNFTNTILSTYGTDLYRKATHGEGYIRRFFNVIKAATTGMGSAVNRLFITGVSPVTMDDVTSGFNIGTNITNDPWFNDLVGFSEKELREMLAYYKEQGALSMSIDDTVAMMKPNYDNYCFSENKLTDCMFNSDMVLYCMKSLILHGVKPKEIVDPNIRTDFNKLAYLVRLDHGLGENFSVIKEVAEKGEIITEIVTHFSALEMTDVSNFRSLLFYFGLLSIKGVDMMGRPILHVPNLVVREQLFNFLIQGYARHEIFKLDVNRLLTLFENMSFKGEWKPLFEFVAEAIREQSRIREYIEGEAHIKGFLLAYLSMFRYYQLYPEYEMNKGFADFFFKPSPAVPVSPPYTYLLEVKYAKAGAPEKEIRELADEAREQLIRYSKDECVAEARQKGKLKLTTVVWRSWELALMEEVE; encoded by the coding sequence ATGATGAAACAAATACCATACGGATTGACGGATTTCGGACGCATCCAAAAAGAAAACTATTATTATGTGGATAAGACGATGTTTATCGAAAAGATAGAAATGCAGCCGTCTTATCTCTTCCTCATCCGCCCCCGACGCTTCGGGAAAAGCCTCACGCTGGCGATGTTGGAGGCGTACTATGATGTCCGTTACGCTGACCAGTTTGACGAATTGTTCGGGAAGCTGTATATCGGGCAACATCCCACACCCATACATAACCAGTTTCTCATCATGAGATTCAATTTCTCGGAGGTAAGCTCGAATATCAATGAGGTGGAGGAGTCTTTCCGGATGCATTGCTGCGGGAAGCTTTCCGATTTTGTTTACAGATACGAACATCTGCTGGGAAAAGACATCTGGAAAGTGCTGGATGAAAAAACAAAAGAAGAGCCCGGCGCTTTTTTGTCAGCCATCAACACTTACGCTACCCGCAAGGGAGACATCAAAATCTATCTACTGATCGATGAATACGATAATTTCACGAATACCATCCTATCGACTTACGGAACGGACTTATATCGGAAAGCGACGCATGGCGAAGGGTATATCCGGAGATTCTTCAATGTAATCAAAGCCGCCACGACGGGAATGGGTTCCGCCGTCAACAGACTGTTTATCACGGGAGTAAGCCCGGTGACGATGGACGACGTGACAAGCGGATTCAACATAGGAACGAATATCACAAACGATCCCTGGTTTAACGACCTGGTGGGGTTCAGCGAGAAGGAGCTGCGGGAAATGCTGGCCTATTATAAGGAACAAGGAGCTCTTTCCATGTCGATAGACGACACGGTGGCAATGATGAAACCCAACTATGACAATTATTGCTTCAGTGAAAATAAATTAACGGATTGCATGTTCAACTCGGACATGGTGCTCTATTGCATGAAGTCATTGATATTGCACGGAGTCAAACCTAAAGAGATTGTAGATCCGAATATCCGGACGGACTTTAACAAGCTTGCCTACCTCGTACGTCTTGACCACGGACTGGGAGAAAACTTCTCCGTCATCAAGGAGGTTGCGGAAAAGGGAGAAATAATAACCGAAATTGTCACTCATTTCTCCGCGTTGGAAATGACGGACGTAAGCAACTTCAGGTCGCTGCTGTTCTATTTCGGGCTGCTTTCCATCAAAGGAGTCGATATGATGGGACGTCCTATCCTGCACGTGCCTAACCTGGTGGTTCGAGAACAGCTGTTCAATTTCCTAATTCAAGGATATGCCCGTCATGAAATATTCAAGCTCGACGTGAACAGGTTGCTCACGCTGTTTGAGAATATGTCCTTCAAGGGAGAATGGAAACCGTTGTTCGAATTTGTAGCAGAGGCCATTCGGGAGCAGAGCCGTATCCGAGAATATATAGAAGGGGAAGCCCATATCAAAGGATTCCTACTCGCCTATCTAAGTATGTTCCGCTATTATCAACTGTATCCGGAATATGAAATGAACAAGGGATTCGCTGATTTCTTCTTCAAGCCCAGTCCGGCCGTACCCGTATCTCCACCCTACACTTATCTGCTGGAAGTGAAGTATGCGAAAGCCGGTGCTCCGGAAAAGGAAATAAGGGAGCTTGCCGATGAAGCGCGGGAGCAGCTGATCCGTTATAGCAAGGACGAATGTGTGGCGGAAGCCCGTCAGAAAGGGAAACTGAAACTGACAACGGTCGTATGGAGAAGCTGGGAGCTGGCGCTGATGGAAGAGGTAGAATAA
- a CDS encoding alpha/beta hydrolase — protein MILTTIMAVSLMGIPVADEPKDSVMRKEADAFMARMSPTLQPTQRDAIFTAINGNTKKLENVRNARNGKPTYPANVKVTEPAGNLRLYTPTTSTNNTLLIYLHGGGWTIGSLNSCARFCSEVCSRSGISVLAVDYRLSPEHPYPTPLDDCEEAIRFAIKNAARWGCSPNRIMVGGDSSGGNLAISSTLRMNEGDIAGLLLFYPVVKAWNDHSPSWQKYDKGFGLDGDLMEAFNQSYEPSPDRIHNPEISPMSATDKTLKKLPRTLLIAAGRDILACQGKEFIDRITSLGVNATRLEFPSAVHLFITVPGQETAFYEAVKHTVEFLGK, from the coding sequence ATGATTCTAACAACGATAATGGCGGTATCTCTCATGGGGATACCCGTCGCTGACGAGCCCAAAGACTCGGTGATGCGGAAAGAGGCAGACGCGTTCATGGCACGGATGAGTCCGACGCTGCAGCCCACACAGCGTGACGCTATATTTACAGCTATCAACGGAAATACGAAGAAGTTGGAAAATGTAAGAAATGCGCGTAATGGCAAACCTACTTATCCCGCAAATGTAAAAGTGACAGAGCCCGCCGGTAATCTGAGGCTTTACACCCCTACCACTTCCACCAACAATACATTGCTTATCTATCTGCATGGCGGAGGATGGACAATCGGCAGTTTGAACAGTTGTGCCCGGTTTTGCAGCGAAGTCTGTTCGAGAAGCGGCATAAGTGTCCTCGCTGTTGACTATCGTTTATCCCCCGAACACCCTTATCCGACACCGCTTGACGATTGTGAGGAAGCGATCAGATTTGCAATAAAGAATGCAGCCCGTTGGGGATGTTCTCCCAACCGGATAATGGTAGGCGGTGATAGTTCCGGCGGCAATCTCGCCATTTCTTCCACATTGAGAATGAACGAAGGGGATATAGCGGGGCTTTTGCTTTTCTATCCCGTTGTGAAGGCATGGAATGACCATAGCCCTTCATGGCAGAAGTACGACAAGGGATTCGGGCTGGACGGAGATTTAATGGAGGCGTTCAACCAAAGTTATGAGCCATCACCCGATAGGATACACAATCCGGAAATATCCCCCATGTCGGCCACAGACAAAACCTTGAAAAAACTACCTCGTACACTCCTTATCGCAGCCGGACGAGATATCCTGGCTTGTCAAGGGAAAGAGTTTATCGACCGTATCACCTCTCTTGGCGTGAATGCTACCCGACTCGAATTTCCCTCGGCAGTGCATTTGTTTATCACTGTGCCCGGTCAAGAAACAGCTTTCTATGAAGCGGTGAAGCATACAGTGGAGTTTCTTGGCAAATAA
- a CDS encoding leucine-rich repeat protein: protein MKIKLLLISFLLAANALGAVAQVSKTYYVSKPGTLISMMTEDEANAVTHLTLTGKLNAEDFRHLRDEFASLKVLDISNAEIKMYSGKAGTYPNGKFYIYMPNFIPAYAFSNVVDGVTKGKKTLEKVILSEKTKNIEDAAFKGCENLRICQIRKKTAPNLLPEALADSVTAIFVPLGSSDSYRNKDRWQNFAFIEGEPVEATLQVGLMGKLEEEILKAGLQPRDINFLTVEGKLDNADFKLIRDYMPNLVAVDISKTNATAIPDFTFSQKKYLLKIKLPRNLKSIGQRVFSNCGRLCGTLELPAGVTAIEFGAFMGCDNLRYVVATGDKITTVGDSLFGEGVPSKLIYKK from the coding sequence ATGAAAATTAAACTACTATTGATAAGCTTCTTATTGGCAGCCAACGCTTTAGGAGCAGTAGCACAAGTGAGTAAAACTTATTATGTAAGCAAACCCGGAACACTTATTTCCATGATGACGGAGGATGAAGCCAACGCCGTCACCCATCTCACCCTGACCGGTAAGCTGAATGCAGAAGACTTCCGACATCTGCGTGACGAATTCGCCAGTCTGAAAGTACTGGACATCTCGAATGCCGAGATCAAGATGTACAGCGGCAAGGCGGGCACTTACCCCAACGGAAAGTTCTACATTTATATGCCGAATTTCATTCCCGCATACGCATTCTCAAATGTTGTAGACGGAGTAACCAAAGGCAAGAAGACGCTGGAGAAGGTAATACTTTCGGAAAAAACCAAAAATATAGAGGATGCAGCCTTCAAAGGTTGCGAAAACTTGAGAATCTGTCAGATTCGCAAAAAGACAGCTCCCAATCTGTTGCCGGAAGCGTTGGCGGACAGCGTTACCGCCATCTTCGTACCTCTAGGCAGCAGCGATTCTTACCGTAATAAGGACAGATGGCAGAACTTCGCTTTCATCGAGGGTGAACCAGTAGAAGCAACCTTGCAAGTGGGACTGATGGGCAAATTGGAAGAAGAGATTCTGAAAGCCGGATTACAACCTAGAGACATCAATTTCCTGACTGTAGAAGGCAAACTGGACAACGCCGATTTCAAACTAATCCGCGACTATATGCCGAATCTGGTAGCGGTCGACATTTCAAAAACAAACGCAACGGCCATCCCCGACTTCACTTTCTCACAGAAAAAATACCTGCTGAAAATAAAACTACCCCGCAATCTGAAATCCATCGGTCAACGTGTATTCAGTAATTGCGGCCGTCTGTGCGGCACATTGGAACTTCCCGCCGGTGTGACGGCTATTGAGTTCGGCGCATTTATGGGATGCGACAATCTTCGCTATGTAGTGGCTACCGGAGACAAGATTACGACCGTCGGAGACAGTTTGTTTGGCGAAGGAGTGCCGAGCAAGTTGATTTATAAGAAATAA
- a CDS encoding CPBP family intramembrane glutamic endopeptidase, which translates to MTAEDIVEKKEPKRLPVWACIPLFIGIFFIFMGLYGTLARGFLSMVLGVEARHPGLVGYILLESSMLLAVLTAAAIMLRFERRPFSDLGLSVRGHTKGLWYGFLMAVLLYMVGFGLSLAMGEVEVVGFQFKAWDLAGAWVFFLLVAVFEEILMRGYILGRLLHTRLNKFLSLFISASLFAFLHIFNPEINALPMINLLLAGMLLGASYLYTRNLCFPISLHLFWNWIQGPVLGYQVSGNNFVSTMLKLNMPENNVLNGGAFGFEGSLICTVLMILFTVLIIWWGEKRTAISLAVHRSC; encoded by the coding sequence ATGACGGCAGAAGATATTGTGGAGAAAAAAGAACCTAAGAGACTTCCTGTATGGGCGTGTATCCCATTGTTTATAGGAATATTTTTCATATTTATGGGATTGTACGGCACGCTGGCAAGAGGATTCTTGTCGATGGTGCTTGGAGTGGAGGCCCGTCATCCGGGATTGGTGGGGTATATTCTGTTGGAAAGCAGTATGCTGCTGGCTGTTCTCACTGCCGCCGCTATCATGTTACGTTTTGAACGCCGCCCGTTCTCTGACTTGGGGCTGTCCGTCAGAGGACATACGAAAGGGTTGTGGTACGGTTTTTTGATGGCTGTCCTGTTGTATATGGTAGGCTTCGGTTTGTCGTTGGCTATGGGCGAAGTGGAAGTAGTCGGTTTTCAGTTCAAGGCTTGGGATTTAGCGGGGGCGTGGGTGTTTTTCCTGCTTGTCGCAGTGTTTGAAGAGATTCTGATGCGTGGCTATATATTGGGACGTTTATTACATACTCGTCTGAATAAATTCCTTTCCCTGTTTATCTCGGCATCGTTATTCGCATTCCTGCATATTTTTAATCCTGAAATAAATGCCTTGCCGATGATCAACCTTTTGCTGGCAGGCATGTTGCTGGGTGCTTCTTATTTATATACGCGGAACCTTTGTTTCCCGATCTCCCTCCATCTTTTCTGGAATTGGATACAAGGTCCGGTTCTGGGCTATCAGGTGAGCGGCAACAATTTTGTGTCTACTATGCTGAAACTGAATATGCCCGAAAATAATGTGCTGAATGGCGGAGCCTTCGGTTTTGAAGGCTCGCTCATTTGCACGGTACTGATGATTCTGTTTACTGTTCTTATTATCTGGTGGGGTGAGAAAAGAACGGCGATCAGTCTTGCGGTACACCGATCATGCTAA
- a CDS encoding Tex family protein → MELFHKMISGLSGISEKQISSTLHLLGEGATIPFISRYRKEVTGGLNEVQIEQIKEQHDKLCDIAKRKETILGTITEQGKLTAELEKRINDTWNPTELEDIYLPYKPKRKTRAEAARQKGLEPLATLVLLQRENNLSARAASFVKGEVKDVEDALKGARDIIAEQVNEDERARNAVRNQFSRQAEINAKVVKGKEEEAAKYRDYFDFSEPLKRCTSHRLLAIRRAEAEGLLKVSITPDDEACIERLERQFVRGNNECSEQVSEAAIDAYKRLLKPSIETEFAAQSKEKADDEAIRVFTENLRQLLLAAPLGQKRVLAIDPGFRTGCKVVCLDAQGNLLHNENIYPHPPVGKTGEAASKLRKMVEAYQIEAISIGNGTASRETEDFINQQTFDRQIPVFVVSEQGASIYSASKIARDEFPDYDVTVRGAVSIGRRLMDPLAELVKIDPKSIGVGQYQHDVDQTKLKKALDQTVENCVNLVGVNLNTASSHLLTYISGLGPQLAQNIVNYRAENGAFNSRKELMKVPRMGAKAFEQCAGFLRIPGAKNPLDNTAVHPESYHIVEQMAKDLKCTVNELIADKDLRRKINISDYVTPVVGLPTLQDIMQELEKPGRDPRKAIKVFEFDKNVRTIADLREGMILPGIVGNITNFGAFVDIGIKENGLVHLSQLAERYISDPTEIVSIHQHVMVRVMNVDTDRKRIQLSMIGVPQD, encoded by the coding sequence ATGGAATTATTTCACAAGATGATTTCCGGACTGTCAGGCATATCGGAAAAACAAATAAGCAGTACCCTCCACCTTCTGGGTGAAGGCGCTACGATTCCTTTCATCAGCCGCTACCGCAAAGAAGTTACAGGCGGACTGAATGAAGTTCAGATAGAACAGATCAAAGAGCAACATGATAAGTTGTGCGACATAGCCAAACGGAAAGAGACTATTCTCGGCACCATCACCGAACAAGGAAAACTCACCGCCGAGCTGGAGAAACGTATCAACGACACCTGGAATCCGACAGAACTGGAGGATATCTACCTCCCCTACAAGCCCAAACGTAAGACACGTGCCGAAGCCGCCCGTCAGAAAGGGTTGGAGCCGCTTGCCACCCTAGTGCTATTACAGAGGGAAAACAACCTGAGCGCCCGTGCCGCCTCATTCGTCAAGGGAGAGGTAAAAGACGTGGAAGACGCGTTGAAAGGGGCTCGCGATATCATAGCCGAGCAAGTGAACGAAGACGAACGTGCCCGTAACGCCGTCCGCAATCAATTCAGCCGCCAGGCGGAAATCAACGCTAAAGTAGTTAAAGGCAAAGAAGAAGAGGCCGCCAAATACCGGGACTATTTCGATTTTTCCGAACCTTTGAAACGCTGCACTTCCCATCGCCTGCTTGCCATCCGCCGCGCCGAAGCCGAAGGGCTGCTGAAAGTGTCCATCACTCCGGACGACGAGGCGTGCATCGAACGTCTGGAACGCCAATTCGTACGTGGTAACAATGAATGCAGCGAACAAGTGAGCGAAGCTGCTATCGACGCCTACAAACGTCTGCTTAAACCTTCCATCGAAACGGAATTTGCCGCACAATCAAAAGAGAAAGCCGATGACGAAGCCATCCGCGTCTTCACGGAGAACCTCCGCCAACTACTCCTTGCCGCCCCATTGGGACAGAAGCGGGTACTCGCCATCGATCCCGGTTTCCGTACCGGTTGCAAGGTTGTTTGTCTCGACGCTCAAGGTAATCTGCTGCATAATGAAAACATTTATCCTCATCCTCCGGTCGGCAAGACCGGTGAAGCTGCTTCGAAACTCCGTAAGATGGTCGAAGCCTACCAGATCGAAGCTATCTCCATCGGCAACGGAACGGCCAGCCGCGAAACGGAGGACTTTATCAACCAACAGACATTCGACCGTCAGATTCCTGTATTTGTAGTCAGCGAACAGGGGGCTTCCATCTATTCGGCTTCCAAGATCGCCCGCGACGAATTTCCTGACTACGACGTGACGGTCAGAGGAGCCGTTTCCATCGGCCGCCGTCTGATGGATCCATTGGCGGAATTAGTCAAGATAGATCCCAAGTCCATCGGAGTCGGTCAGTATCAGCATGATGTAGACCAGACGAAATTAAAGAAAGCGCTCGACCAGACCGTAGAGAATTGCGTAAACCTCGTAGGAGTGAACCTGAATACAGCCAGTAGCCATCTGTTGACTTACATTTCCGGATTAGGTCCTCAACTGGCGCAAAATATCGTCAATTATCGTGCCGAGAATGGAGCCTTCAACTCCCGCAAAGAACTGATGAAAGTTCCGCGTATGGGCGCCAAAGCTTTCGAGCAGTGTGCCGGGTTCCTCCGTATTCCCGGAGCAAAGAACCCGCTCGACAATACGGCCGTGCATCCGGAAAGTTACCATATTGTGGAACAGATGGCAAAGGATTTGAAATGTACTGTCAATGAGCTGATAGCCGACAAGGACCTCCGCCGGAAAATCAATATCTCCGATTACGTCACTCCCGTCGTCGGCCTGCCTACCTTACAAGATATTATGCAGGAACTCGAAAAACCCGGACGCGACCCACGAAAAGCCATCAAAGTATTTGAGTTCGACAAGAATGTACGTACCATAGCCGATTTACGCGAAGGCATGATTCTTCCGGGCATTGTAGGAAACATCACCAATTTCGGAGCTTTCGTCGATATAGGTATCAAGGAGAACGGTCTTGTACACCTCTCCCAATTGGCGGAACGTTACATTTCCGATCCTACGGAAATCGTTTCCATCCACCAGCACGTCATGGTCAGAGTGATGAACGTAGATACCGACCGCAAACGGATTCAGCTTAGCATGATCGGTGTACCGCAAGACTGA